A genomic window from Chloroflexota bacterium includes:
- a CDS encoding copper chaperone PCu(A)C, whose product MKQILLILGFILLALAACAPGKFAVSEPWARPALANGTGAAYFVIENPAAQPDALINATSDVAGIVELHKTVMAQGDVMQMMKMERIVIPANSKTEFKPGGSHIMLINLKRELKTGDTFALTLRFENAGEVVLQVKVQER is encoded by the coding sequence ATGAAACAAATTTTGTTGATCCTGGGATTCATTTTGCTCGCGTTGGCGGCGTGTGCGCCGGGCAAATTCGCGGTGAGCGAACCCTGGGCGCGTCCCGCATTGGCGAACGGCACCGGCGCGGCGTACTTTGTCATCGAAAATCCGGCGGCACAGCCCGACGCGTTGATCAACGCGACAAGTGATGTCGCCGGGATCGTCGAACTGCACAAGACGGTGATGGCGCAAGGCGACGTGATGCAAATGATGAAAATGGAACGCATCGTCATTCCCGCCAATAGCAAAACCGAATTCAAGCCCGGCGGTTCGCACATCATGCTCATCAACCTCAAACGGGAGCTCAAGACCGGCGATACCTTTGCGCTCACACTTCGATTTGAAAACGCGGGCGAAGTAGTTTTGCAAGTCAAGGTACAAGAAAGATAG